A stretch of Arachis hypogaea cultivar Tifrunner chromosome 15, arahy.Tifrunner.gnm2.J5K5, whole genome shotgun sequence DNA encodes these proteins:
- the LOC140178961 gene encoding uncharacterized protein isoform X2, with protein MRFVAQVFPPTIFSSGDLLHQRFSSIDEICCASVSCGIELCSATSPSPSSFVEHLGFRFYSMLEEIGASLWTSHYKWYLSRQDLR; from the exons ATGAGATTTGTTGCGCAAGTGTTTCCTCCAACGATCTTCTCCAGCGGCGATCTCCTCCATCAACGCTTCTCTTCCATTGATGAGATCTGTTGCGCAAGTGTTTCCTGCGGCATCGAGTTATGTTCTGCGACTTCTCCATCTCCATCGAGCTTCGTTGAGCATCTAG GTTTTCGATTTTATTCCATGTTAGAAGAAATTGGAG CATCGTTATGGACTTCTCACTACAAATGGTACTTATCCAG ACAAGATTTGAGATAG